Part of the Drosophila santomea strain STO CAGO 1482 chromosome 2L, Prin_Dsan_1.1, whole genome shotgun sequence genome is shown below.
CCTAAGAACAGCAAATTTTTCCTCACCAACATAGATAACCAATCCTGCCTATTGCTAATAGGTTGTAAATATGTAAGCACACAATTTGTTGCATAGTTGTAGGAATATCGTCTGGCTGAAGTAATAAATATGAAACCACCCTCTTAAGAAAGAAAAtttatcaataaatatatatgcttACATTTACTCTTAGGACCATTACTTTgaaaccaaaaaatatataacattaTTCGAAGCCCTCAGTTGGCAGCCCAGAACTTCGttataacaataataattaaatccAAAATAGCAATGCAACAATTCAACAAATTCAACATTGTCAGTTTCTGTCGATAccataaacaaaatgtaatcaatcTTTTAGTGCAAATACTCTATATACCCTAAAAATACCGAATACTCTATATACCCTAAAAATACCGAACTAAGAAacttttacaattttatttatggaaaGTCCTATAACCCTTTggtaaaaaaaacaagttttaatttttttttaattttcgttttatttacattatttaaatatgtacaaatatttCATAGAAAAGAAATTTACGCGAAAAAGTCGAAGGAGCAACTCGTCAGCAGGTATTTCTCTGTGATTGTCTACAAAAGAACTGTACACTCGATGGATTTGGATGCCAGGAGACAGGCACTTTTTAAACGCCCCAGATGGGTTTTGGCAAGCTTTCTATAATGAATTGCGTCAGTTGTGTGATTTTCTCCTGGTTCCGATCCTTCCAGAATTTCGGTTGGTATCACaaactaaaactaaatttGTAAGTCGTACGTTGGCGGTTGCTGGGCGTGGGAAAAGAGGGTGGGGTGCTTGATTCTTAATGTCTGTTGGATACTTTCGACTTGTTGGTTCGCTCGCCTTCACCCTACTTTACTTCTCGCTTGGCTCTCGACAGCAATGCGATTTCCTCTACTTTTTGTGGAGGTAGCCACCGTGGGCGGAGCTGCCGTAGGAAATCCCGTGTCCGGAGATTCCGTGTCCGGAGATTCCGTGTCCGGAGATTCCGTGTCCGGAGATTCCGTGTCCGGAGATTCCGTATCCGGAGATTCCGTGTCCGGAGTAGCCGTGGCTGATGATGGCGGGAGCAGCGGCAACGGTGTGGGTGACGGCCACGGCGGGCTTCACGTGGCTCTCAACGTGGACAGGCACGGGCACGGCCACCTTGTAGGGCACTGGGCGCTCCACATGGACGGGCACCTTGTGGATCACACGCTTCTCGACGGTGTATGGCACGGGCTTCTCCACGGGCACGGGGTAGGGCTTGTCGACATGGACGGTGTAGGGACGGTCAACTGGGATCTTCACGGGCACACGGATGACCTTCTCGACGGGGTAGGGCTGGGGCACCTCGACGGGCACCTTCACGATCTCCTTGACGGGCACATGGACGATCTTCTCCACGGGGTAGGGCTGGGGCACGGGCACCTTGACGGGATAGGTGACGGTCTTCTCGACGGGGTAGGGTACGTGACGCTCCACCTGGTAGGGCACCTGCACGGTCCTCACCACGGTGTTGGTGTGCACCTGAGTGGGCAGCTCAGCGGCAACGGGAGCCACTGGAATTCCAACGCCGATGCCGGATCCCAGGATGGCGCCACCCGCCGACGGTCCGTATCCGTAGCCAAGGCCGTGGCCAATGCCGCGCTTCTCCTGCTTCTTCTCGGCGGGCTCGGCGGTCTCGACGGCCTTCTTGGGAGCCTCCTCACTGGCGTTGGCCACCAGCACGCACATCGCCACAAGGCCGAAAATGAGCTGCAATGACAAGTGGGTTAAATTCGATCGAAACCCAATTGGCTCGGTTGGGTGGTTATGCAACTGCAGCCGCTTCCGGCTCCACCTCCGCCCGGTTACTCCATAATTTGGAATATGACAATTATGCAATGCTTGGTGGAAAGTTGGCTGGGCAGCCAGCCAGGTTCAATTGGGGCCTCGGCCCCCTAACATATTGGGCAtgcggcgtatacttaatgtgGACTGCTATTTTCGCAATATTTCGGGTGAAATACATTTTGAAATCGGGCAAATTTACATCTCTTTTATTTCGTACTCAAAGCTTTTTGaatgttattttaaaaatgcttaaaacTTTTTCTAAAACTTCCTATCATACCTTTTACacttttggtttttagttATTATGTTTACTATTATTGTAAaatgtgttgtttttttaataatttttaatgtaGAAATGCTaaagtttaaatgaaatattatttggcTTCTCTCTAAAAATCCTTTTTTAAAACAATGCTCCTAAGTATTTAGAAAAACCCAAATGCCACAAAAAAGTAACATATTTTGAGACATTTTAGAACATCCGTTACTTCCTCGCATTTGAAAGAGCTGATGAAATCGTGCGATAACTTGcttttacatatattttaattgcaacaCCGACATTGTCTAGATTgtt
Proteins encoded:
- the LOC120458063 gene encoding MAGE-like protein 2, whose translation is MKYMLIFGLVAMCVLVANASEEAPKKAVETAEPAEKKQEKRGIGHGLGYGYGPSAGGAILGSGIGVGIPVAPVAAELPTQVHTNTVVRTVQVPYQVERHVPYPVEKTVTYPVKVPVPQPYPVEKIVHVPVKEIVKVPVEVPQPYPVEKVIRVPVKIPVDRPYTVHVDKPYPVPVEKPVPYTVEKRVIHKVPVHVERPVPYKVAVPVPVHVESHVKPAVAVTHTVAAAPAIISHGYSGHGISGYGISGHGISGHGISGHGISGHGISGHGISYGSSAHGGYLHKK